In Oryza brachyantha chromosome 1, ObraRS2, whole genome shotgun sequence, the following are encoded in one genomic region:
- the LOC102706803 gene encoding uncharacterized protein LOC102706803 yields the protein MAARGGEGGSASRVGDMGVELGEGWDWRSIPRLLSSACLFICSGGCFGCCDRAVRHVGQLSRSLIAPDQNYAVGEELWSTTTIEVEQAWALDQHGVGGSHSPPEYVNHGLVLWNEIRKDWTAKTRQIPETKQIREPILSWNAAYESLLGSNKPFHQPIPLHEMVDFLVDIWEQEGLYD from the exons ATGGCGGCCCGCGGCGGTGAGGGCGGATCGGCGTCGAGGGTCGGGGACATGGGCGTCGAGCTGGGGGAGGGCTGGGACTGGCGGAGCATCCCCAGGCTCCTCTCCTCGGCCTGCCTCTTCATCTGCTCCGG AGGCTGTTTTGGATGCTGTGATAGGGCTGTGAGGCATGTGGGGCAGCTTTCGAGGAGTTTGATTGCTCCGGACCAGAACTACGCCGTAGGAGAGGAACTCTGGAGTACAACCACCATCGAGGTTGAACAGGCATGGGCTCTTGATCAGCATGGTGTGGGAGGCAGCCATTCCCCTCCTGAATATGTTAATCATG GTCTTGTTCTTTGGAATGAAATTAGGAAGGACTGGACTGCGAAAACAAGGCAAATACCTGAGACGAAGCAGATTCGTGAACCAATATTGAG TTGGAATGCAGCATATGAGAGTTTGCTTGGATCCAACAAGCCCTTTCATCAACCTATCCCTCTACAT GAGATGGTTGATTTTCTTGTGGACATTTGGGAGCAGGAGGGGCTATATGACTAG
- the LOC102710339 gene encoding phospholipase D alpha 1, with product MAQMLLHGTLHATILEAASLSNPHRASGSAPKFIRKFVEGIEDTVGVGKGATKVYSTIDLEKARVGRTRMITNEPINPRWYESFHIYCAHMASNVIFTVKIDNPIGATNIGRAYLPAQELLSGEEIDRWLDICDNDRQPVGESKIHVKLQYFDVAKDRNWARGVLSTKYPGVPYTFFSQRQGCKVTLYQDAHVPDNFIPKIPLADGKNYEPHRCWEDIFDAISNAQHLIYITGWSVYTEITLVRDTNRPKPGGDVTLGELLKRKASEGVRVLMLVWDDRTSVGLLKRDGLMATHDEETANYFHGSDVNCVLCPRNPDDSGSIVQDLSISTMFTHHQKIVVVDHEMPNQGSQQRRIVSFVGGLDLCDGRYDTQYHSLFRTLDSAHHDDFHQPNFANASIKKGGPREPWHDIHSRLEGPIAWDVLYNFEQRWRKQGGKDLLLQLRDLSDTIIPPSPVMFPEDRETWNVQLFRSIDGGAAFGFPDTPEEAAKAGLVSGKDQIIDRSIQDAYIHAIRRAKNFIYIENQYFLGSSYAWKPEGIKPEDIGALHLIPKELALKVVSKIEAGERFTVYVVVPMWPEGVPESGSVQAILDWQRRTMEMMYTDIIEALQAKGIEANPKDYLTFFCLGNREIKQSGEYQPEEQPEADSDYIRAQEARRFMIYVHTKMMIVDDEYIIIGSANINQRSMDGARDSEIAMGGYQPYHLATRQPARGQIHGFRMALWYEHLGMLDDVFQRPESLECVQRVNAIADKYWDMYSSDDLQQDLPGHLLSYPVGIASDGVVTELPGMEFFPDTRARVLGTKSDYMPPILTS from the exons ATGGCGCAGATGCTGCTCCACGGGACGCTGCACGCCACCATCCTCGAGGCGGCCTCGCTCTCCAACCCTCACCGCGCCAGCGGAAGCGCCCCCAAGTTCATCCGCAAG TTTGTGGAGGGGATTGAGGACACAGTGGGTGTCGGCAAAGGCGCTACCAAGGTGTATTCCACCATTGATCTGGAGAAAGCTCGCGTCGGGCGGACTAGGATGATAACCAATGAGCCTATTAATCCTCGCTGGTATGAGTCGTTCCACATCTACTGCGCTCACATGGCTTCCAATGTGATCTTCACTGTCAAGATTGACAACCCTATTGGGGCAACGAATATTGGGAGGGCTTACCTGCCAGCCCAAGAGCTTCTCAGTGGAGAGGAGATTGATAGGTGGCTTGATATCTGTGATAATGACCGCCAACCTGTTGGTGAGAGCAAGATCCATGTGAAGCTGCAGTACTTTGATGTTGCCAAGGATCGCAATTGGGCGAGGGGTGTCCTCAGTACCAAATATCCTGGTGTTCCTTACACCTTCTTCTCTCAGAGGCAAGGGTGCAAAGTAACATTGTACCAAGATGCTCATGTCCCAGACAACTTCATTCCAAAGATTCCGCTTGCCGATGGCAAGAACTATGAACCCCACAGATGCTGGGAGGATATCTTTGATGCCATAAGCAATGCTCAGCATTTGATTTACATTACTGGATGGTCTGTGTACACTGAGATCACCTTGGTTAGGGACACCAACCGTCCGAAACCTGGAGGGGATGTCACCCTTGGGGAGTTGCTCAAGAGGAAGGCCAGTGAAGGTGTTCGGGTCCTTATGCTAGTGTGGGATGACAGGACTTCAGTTGGTTTGCTGAAGAGAGATGGCTTGATGGCAACACATGATGAGGAGACTGCAAATTACTTCCATGGCTCTGATGTGAACTGTGTTCTATGCCCTCGCAACCCTGATGACTCAGGCAGCATTGTTCAGGATTTGTCTATCTCAACTATGTTTACACATCATCAAAAGATAGTAGTTGTTGACCATGAGATGCCAAACCAGGGCTCCCAGCAAAGGAGGATAGTCAGCTTTGTTGGTGGTCTTGATCTCTGTGATGGAAGGTACGACACACAGTACCATTCTTTGTTTAGGACACTCGACAGTGCCCATCACGATGACTTCCACCAGCCAAATTTTGCCAATGCATCAATCAAGAAGGGTGGTCCAAGAGAGCCATGGCATGATATTCACTCCCGGCTGGAAGGGCCAATTGCATGGGACGTTCTTTACAATTTCGAGCAGAGATGGAGAAAGCAGGGTGGGAAGGATCTCCTTTTGCAGCTCAGGGATCTGTCTGACACTATTATTCCACCTTCTCCTGTCATGTTCCCTGAGGACAGAGAAACATGGAATGTTCAGCTCTTCAGATCCATTGATGGTGGTGCTGCTTTTGGGTTCCCTGATACCCCTGAGGAGGCTGCAAAAGCTGGGCTGGTAAGTGGAAAGGATCAAATCATTGATAGGAGCATCCAGGATGCTTACATACATGCCATCCGTAGGGCAAAGAACTTCATCTATATTGAGAACCAATATTTCCTAGGAAGTTCCTATGCCTGGAAACCTGAGGGCATTAAGCCTGAGGATATTGGTGCTCTTCACTTGATTCCTAAGGAGCTTGCACTGAAAGTTGTCAGTAAGATTGAAGCCGGAGAAAGGTTCACTGTATATGTTGTTGTGCCAATGTGGCCTGAGGGTGTTCCGGAGAGTGGATCTGTTCAGGCAATCCTGGACTGGCAAAGGAGAACAATGGAGATGATGTACACTGATATTATAGAGGCCCTCCAAGCCAAGGGAATTGAAGCAAATCCCAAGGACTACCTGACTTTCTTCTGCTTGGGTAACCGTGAGATAAAGCAGAGTGGGGAATATCAGCCTGAAGAACAACCAGAAGCTGACAGTGATTATATTCGGGCTCAGGAGGCGAGGAGGTTCATGATCTATGTCCACACCAAAATGATGATAG ttgACGACGAGTACATCATCATCGGTTCTGCAAACATCAACCAGAGGTCAATGGACGGAGCCAGGGACTCCGAGATCGCCATGGGCGGGTACCAGCCATACCATCTGGCAACCAGGCAGCCGGCACGGGGCCAGATCCACGGCTTCCGGATGGCGCTGTGGTACGAGCACCTGGGCATGCTGGACGACGTGTTCCAGCGGCCCGAGAGCCTGGAGTGCGTGCAGAGGGTGAACGCGATCGCGGACAAGTACTGGGACATGTACTCCAGCGACGACCTCCAGCAGGACCTCCCCGGCCACCTCCTCAGCTACCCCGTCGGCATCGCCAGCGACGGCGTGGTGACGGAGTTGCCGGGCATGGAGTTCTTCCCCGACACGCGGGCCCGCGTCCTCGGCACCAAGTCGGACTACATGCCCCCCATCCTCACCTCATAG
- the LOC102707080 gene encoding phospholipase D alpha 1-like: MGYTPSQIRSFGVVGHGTEGIVGSANINQRSMAGSRDSEIAMGGYQPYHLATRQPAQGQIHGFRMALWYEHLGMLDDVFWRPESLECVQKVNRMAEKYWDMYSSDDLQQDLPGHLLIKGPQLAFRTGAPNFWRRSCSYPIDIARDGVVMELPGMKHFPDTQARVLGTKSDYLPSILTS, from the exons ATGGGTTACACCCCGTCACAGATAAGGAGTTTTGGTGTAGTGGGTCATG GGACGGAGGGAATAGTTGGGTCTGCAAACATCAACCAGAGGTCAATGGCCGGCTCTAGGGACTCTGAGATCGCCATGGGTGGGTACCAGCCATACCATCTGGCAACCAGGCAGCCGGCCCAGGGCCAGATCCATGGCTTCCGGATGGCACTGTGGTACGAGCACCTGGGCATGCTAGATGACGTGTTCTGGCGCCCTGAGAGCCTGGAGTGTGTGCAGAAGGTGAACAGGATGGCAGAGAAGTACTGGGACATGTACTCCAGCGATGACCTCCAACAGGACCTCCCCGGCCACCTCCTCATTAAAGGACCCCAATTAGCATTTCGAACCGGAGCCCCTAATTTCTGGAGACGGTCCTGCAGCTACCCCATCGACATCGCCAGAGACGGCGTGGTGATGGAGCTGCCAGGAATGAAACACTTCCCTGACACACAAGCCCGCGTCCTCGGCACCAAGTCAGATTACCTGCCCTCCATCCTTACCTCTTAG